The proteins below are encoded in one region of Deltaproteobacteria bacterium:
- a CDS encoding helix-turn-helix domain-containing protein, which yields MATEERWVGVEDVATHLGVAKDSVYRWIDEKGLPAHRVGRLFRFKLSEIDEWVR from the coding sequence ATGGCCACTGAGGAACGCTGGGTAGGTGTCGAGGATGTGGCCACCCATCTGGGGGTGGCCAAGGATTCAGTTTATCGGTGGATTGATGAAAAGGGGCTTCCCGCTCACCGGGTAGGACGCCTCTTTCGTTTCAAGCTCTCCGAAATAGATGAATGGGTGCGCC